From Streptomyces sp. NBC_01460, a single genomic window includes:
- a CDS encoding TauD/TfdA dioxygenase family protein: MSEEDAHQKLTPSGMGALLPWNPATSVQDLARRARRVALDSGCALVRGVDLDEADFKVLVRSLGDRVDHKFGEGQADLLKLNASRDKGKVVTGRGPLPVHTDGLLVGERVDLIILYAAEFSDVPGSGETYVSDQLTAWDEMPGHLRRVLDEHELEYLVTERGYFPSVPEDWYTIPATRDHGRVKSLNLATAFPRDVEQRSWEVRVKGMAPERSDAFLAELDAFLRAERYAYTHRWQVGDLLVIDNQRTLHGRTAISEGGTRVLFRGQLTLSAA, from the coding sequence ATGTCCGAAGAAGACGCACACCAGAAGCTGACCCCGTCCGGTATGGGCGCACTGCTCCCCTGGAACCCGGCCACCTCCGTCCAGGACCTGGCCCGGCGGGCCAGGCGCGTCGCGCTGGACAGCGGCTGCGCCCTGGTCCGGGGGGTCGACCTGGACGAGGCCGACTTCAAGGTCCTCGTGCGCTCGCTCGGCGACCGCGTCGACCACAAGTTCGGCGAGGGCCAGGCCGACCTGCTCAAGCTGAACGCCTCCCGCGACAAGGGGAAGGTCGTGACGGGCCGCGGGCCCCTGCCCGTCCACACGGACGGCCTCCTCGTGGGCGAGCGCGTCGACCTGATCATCCTGTACGCGGCCGAGTTCTCCGACGTCCCGGGCTCCGGCGAGACCTATGTCAGCGACCAGCTGACCGCGTGGGACGAGATGCCCGGGCACCTGCGCCGCGTCCTCGACGAGCACGAGCTCGAGTACCTCGTGACGGAGCGCGGCTACTTCCCCTCCGTCCCCGAGGACTGGTACACCATCCCGGCCACCCGCGACCACGGCCGGGTGAAGTCCCTGAACCTCGCGACCGCCTTCCCCCGGGACGTCGAGCAGCGCTCCTGGGAGGTCCGGGTCAAGGGCATGGCGCCGGAGCGGTCCGACGCGTTCCTCGCCGAGCTCGACGCCTTCCTGCGCGCGGAGCGCTACGCCTACACGCACCGCTGGCAGGTGGGGGACCTGCTGGTCATCGACAACCAGCGGACGCTGCACGGCCGTACCGCCATCAGCGAGGGCGGCACCCGCGTCCTGTTCCGGGGGCAGCTGACCCTCTCCGCCGCCTAG
- a CDS encoding acyl carrier protein gives MTESEVRAAIHEELTAHGFPRLRDRPGLDLISAGVNSATLIQILSALEDRFDVDLETEPLFAEPATVERLAAEITRTARLTRPSG, from the coding sequence ATGACCGAGTCTGAGGTACGCGCCGCGATCCACGAGGAGTTGACGGCGCACGGCTTCCCGCGGCTCAGGGACCGCCCCGGCCTCGACCTGATCAGCGCCGGGGTCAACTCGGCCACCCTGATCCAGATCCTGTCCGCCCTGGAGGACAGGTTCGACGTGGACCTGGAGACGGAGCCCCTGTTCGCCGAGCCGGCGACGGTGGAGCGCCTCGCGGCCGAGATCACCCGCACGGCCCGGCTCACCCGCCCGTCCGGCTGA
- a CDS encoding non-ribosomal peptide synthetase: MRDTMTQTPPEAAAQPTLSPIQRAYLVGGQDGLELSGPARYYLSCDLSTDRVAETGARLRALVRNNEILRTGVSAGLAVRTLSRDAARHIDVDVRRTDDAGFDGANEEVRQACTADGFAFGDWPQFEVTVVRTTDRARLHLVYSLWLMDGASLAVFLTGLAAGQGIDAEGGPRTPVAGEPGERRARRDRSARDERFWRERAAALPGPAELPLRPGWRRAGPRVTHRMVTVDAATARRVRDHARTHGLTPAMVHLAVYGVVLGRLGGGCPHTVTVLRSLRTAEPAATTLGNRGTTMPLEIPATNGGSFAEIARAVQSGYLTQAMHGSLDGARIARLADPAAGPSRLSHPFAFTALEADGAGEGALGLRRRWDEVQLRVPQVLIDHQVIMESDGSVRLGFDWRTDAFDPGFAEDFVARCADLVTALADAADTWTAPPARTPVAGAAARTAAIEETRPASRPATLHGRFLRTAAAHPDATAVHDAAGSLSYAELAALAGAVAGRLGAAGARSGDRVAVHLPRGRGQVIAVLGSLIAGCVYVPLDHDTPHGRLDSIARRGDVRFAVTDGRPAGDARWTARGVHPLPLPAGPAAPREDMPHAASGPTAYVIFTSGSTGEPKGVILSHAAVLNTIDAVNEEFGVTAKDRVLSVSSIGFDLSVYDIFGPLLRGGSVVMLSPESARNPERWAELAVRHGVTLWNSAPALASLLAEEDHAVPSVRAFLLSGDWIPLTLPGALERLAPGSEVVSLGGATEGAIWSISHRVTEADRTGRSIPYGRALPGQDVLVLDAERNVCPPWQIGEIHIAGAGLAEGYANDSEKTAAAFLPDAVHGTLYRTGDRGRRHPGGVVEFLGRTDGQVKLNGHRVELGEIEHRLESTPAVVRGAVCVRGEGRRRKLVAYVTLAADAPDSWREDVSEALEDTLPPYMLPEFLVPLEELPLNGNGKLDRRGLAALPLPRSAGNGPVSGPRDMPQPQGQDLYTQEIAGCWQEVLGAPPGEESFFEAGGGSYDAIRLLSLLRGRFGRTVQFGAFMARPTVAGLAGLCRGTRASGTPGVWTHQPRAAAAPRLRLVLFPPVGGGASCYSGLVRELAGDIDVHVVGLDTPLPDSDEGHGSLAALSRRCLRELPGTALTDGVPLVLAGWSFGGALAFEAARACGTAVARVVLLDTPASGSAHGRGDRTDEPALEGFLRDVRETSGVRVDPARAAEDTELGTRFEVYRQNLTLLRDWAPPPADVPLVEFRAADGPAEPDPAAWARVARREDVTVLAGGHFDLVREHHTRRIADAIEGAKSDDRV; the protein is encoded by the coding sequence ATGCGCGACACCATGACGCAGACGCCCCCGGAGGCGGCCGCGCAGCCGACCCTGAGCCCGATCCAGCGCGCCTACCTGGTGGGCGGCCAGGACGGACTCGAACTGAGCGGGCCCGCACGGTACTACCTGAGCTGCGACCTGAGCACGGACCGGGTCGCCGAGACCGGCGCCCGGCTGCGCGCCCTGGTGCGGAACAACGAGATCCTCCGCACCGGAGTGTCCGCCGGCCTGGCGGTGCGGACCCTGTCCCGGGACGCGGCGCGCCACATCGACGTGGACGTCCGCCGGACCGACGACGCCGGCTTCGACGGGGCGAACGAGGAGGTCCGGCAGGCCTGCACGGCGGACGGGTTCGCCTTCGGCGACTGGCCGCAGTTCGAGGTCACGGTGGTGCGCACCACCGACCGGGCCCGGCTGCACCTCGTCTACTCGCTGTGGCTGATGGACGGGGCGTCGCTCGCCGTGTTCCTCACCGGACTGGCCGCAGGGCAAGGCATCGACGCGGAGGGCGGCCCCCGGACCCCGGTGGCCGGAGAACCGGGGGAGCGGCGGGCGCGTCGTGACCGCTCGGCACGCGACGAACGGTTCTGGCGCGAGCGGGCCGCGGCCCTCCCCGGCCCCGCGGAGCTGCCGCTCCGGCCCGGGTGGCGCCGGGCCGGACCGCGGGTGACCCACCGCATGGTCACGGTCGACGCGGCGACGGCGCGGCGCGTGCGCGACCACGCGCGCACCCACGGGCTCACCCCCGCGATGGTCCATCTCGCGGTCTACGGCGTGGTCCTCGGCCGCCTCGGCGGTGGCTGCCCCCACACGGTCACGGTGCTGCGCTCCCTGCGGACCGCCGAGCCGGCCGCCACCACCCTGGGCAACCGGGGCACCACCATGCCCCTGGAGATTCCGGCCACCAACGGCGGGAGCTTCGCCGAGATCGCGCGGGCCGTGCAGAGCGGCTACCTGACCCAGGCGATGCACGGGTCGCTGGACGGGGCGCGGATCGCACGGCTCGCCGACCCCGCGGCCGGTCCGAGCCGGCTCTCCCACCCCTTCGCCTTCACCGCGCTGGAGGCCGACGGCGCGGGCGAGGGCGCCCTGGGACTGCGCCGCCGCTGGGACGAGGTCCAGCTGCGGGTGCCGCAGGTGCTCATCGACCACCAGGTGATCATGGAATCCGACGGCTCCGTCCGGCTGGGCTTCGACTGGCGGACGGATGCCTTCGACCCCGGCTTCGCCGAGGACTTCGTGGCACGGTGCGCGGACCTCGTGACCGCGCTGGCCGATGCGGCCGACACCTGGACGGCTCCACCGGCACGCACCCCGGTGGCCGGCGCGGCGGCCAGGACTGCCGCCATCGAGGAGACCCGCCCCGCCTCCCGCCCCGCGACCCTGCACGGCCGCTTCCTGCGGACCGCGGCCGCGCACCCCGACGCGACCGCCGTGCACGACGCGGCGGGCAGCCTGAGCTACGCCGAACTGGCCGCCCTGGCCGGGGCGGTGGCCGGGAGACTGGGCGCGGCCGGTGCCAGGAGCGGGGACCGGGTGGCCGTCCACCTCCCCAGGGGACGCGGGCAGGTGATCGCCGTCCTGGGCAGCCTGATCGCCGGGTGCGTCTACGTACCGCTGGACCACGACACCCCGCACGGCCGCCTCGACAGCATCGCGCGCCGCGGCGACGTCCGCTTCGCGGTCACCGACGGACGGCCGGCCGGCGACGCGCGCTGGACCGCGCGCGGCGTGCACCCGCTGCCGCTGCCGGCCGGCCCGGCCGCGCCCCGTGAGGACATGCCGCACGCGGCGTCCGGCCCCACGGCGTACGTCATCTTCACCTCGGGCTCGACCGGTGAGCCCAAGGGCGTGATCCTCTCGCACGCGGCGGTCCTCAACACGATCGACGCGGTCAACGAGGAGTTCGGCGTCACGGCGAAGGACCGCGTGCTGTCGGTCTCCTCGATCGGCTTCGACCTCTCGGTGTACGACATCTTCGGCCCGCTGCTGCGCGGCGGCTCCGTCGTGATGCTCTCGCCGGAGAGCGCCCGGAACCCCGAGCGGTGGGCCGAGCTCGCCGTCCGGCACGGGGTGACCCTGTGGAACTCCGCTCCGGCTCTGGCCTCGCTCCTGGCGGAGGAGGACCACGCCGTGCCGTCGGTGCGGGCGTTCCTGCTGAGCGGCGACTGGATTCCGCTGACCCTGCCGGGGGCGCTCGAACGCCTCGCCCCGGGCTCGGAGGTCGTCAGCCTGGGCGGGGCGACGGAGGGCGCGATCTGGTCGATCAGCCACCGGGTGACGGAGGCGGACCGCACGGGCCGTTCCATCCCCTACGGCAGGGCCCTCCCGGGCCAGGACGTCCTCGTCCTGGACGCCGAGCGGAACGTCTGCCCGCCCTGGCAGATCGGCGAGATCCACATCGCCGGCGCGGGCCTCGCCGAGGGCTACGCGAACGACTCGGAGAAGACCGCCGCCGCGTTCCTCCCCGACGCCGTGCACGGCACGCTCTACCGCACGGGGGACCGCGGACGCCGTCACCCCGGCGGGGTGGTCGAATTCCTGGGGCGCACCGACGGCCAGGTCAAACTCAACGGCCACCGGGTGGAGCTCGGGGAGATCGAGCACCGTCTGGAGAGCACGCCCGCCGTCGTCCGCGGCGCCGTCTGCGTCCGGGGCGAGGGGCGACGCAGGAAGCTCGTCGCCTACGTCACCCTCGCCGCCGACGCGCCCGACAGCTGGCGCGAGGACGTGTCCGAGGCGCTCGAGGACACGCTGCCGCCCTACATGCTGCCCGAGTTCCTGGTCCCGCTCGAAGAGCTCCCGCTGAACGGCAACGGCAAGCTGGACCGCCGCGGGCTGGCGGCGCTGCCGCTGCCACGGAGCGCCGGGAACGGTCCGGTTTCGGGGCCCCGGGACATGCCGCAGCCGCAGGGCCAGGACCTGTACACCCAGGAGATCGCGGGCTGCTGGCAGGAAGTCCTCGGCGCGCCCCCGGGCGAGGAGTCCTTCTTCGAGGCGGGCGGAGGTTCGTACGACGCGATCCGGCTGCTCTCGCTGCTGCGCGGCAGGTTCGGCCGCACCGTGCAGTTCGGGGCGTTCATGGCCCGTCCCACGGTGGCAGGGCTGGCCGGTCTCTGCCGGGGGACCCGCGCGTCGGGAACACCGGGCGTCTGGACGCATCAGCCGCGGGCCGCCGCCGCCCCCCGGCTGCGGCTGGTCCTGTTCCCGCCGGTGGGCGGCGGGGCGTCCTGCTACTCCGGACTGGTCCGGGAGCTCGCGGGCGACATCGACGTGCACGTCGTCGGCCTGGACACGCCCCTGCCCGACTCCGACGAGGGCCACGGCTCGCTCGCCGCGCTCTCCCGGCGCTGTCTGCGGGAGCTGCCCGGCACGGCGCTGACCGACGGGGTGCCCCTCGTCCTCGCCGGGTGGTCCTTCGGCGGAGCACTGGCCTTCGAGGCCGCCCGTGCCTGCGGCACGGCCGTGGCGCGTGTCGTGCTGCTGGACACCCCCGCCTCGGGGTCCGCGCACGGCCGGGGCGACCGGACGGACGAACCGGCGCTGGAGGGGTTCCTGCGGGACGTGCGGGAGACCAGCGGCGTACGCGTCGACCCCGCGCGGGCGGCCGAGGACACGGAGCTCGGCACCAGGTTCGAGGTCTACCGGCAGAACCTGACGCTGCTGCGCGACTGGGCACCGCCGCCGGCCGACGTACCCCTGGTCGAATTCCGTGCCGCCGACGGGCCCGCCGAACCGGACCCCGCCGCCTGGGCCCGGGTCGCCCGCCGCGAGGACGTCACGGTGCTGGCCGGCGGGCACTTCGACCTGGTCCGTGAGCACCACACCCGACGGATCGCCGACGCGATCGAAGGAGCGAAGAGCGATGACCGAGTCTGA
- a CDS encoding alanine racemase, translating to MRKDIVTPADGEARLLARRAGGTPVYVYSREALRAAVARVRAASAPGAGLYYSLKANPHPGVVQALAPLVDGFDVCSLTELETALNTGVPPRDVLFTGPAKSPEEAAAALAAGVAVTVESPNQARLFAGAAAELGVPGRAVIRLNTPYPGRVVGAEPSLNHFGVAREDLAEVVDVLRASALSVAGLQLFWGSQHADAGVIRAARASMTEQALECVERFGLTVDFVSIGGGIAMPWCDGDPEVDWAGLAGADAEDRLPLVCEYGRSVVGPAGSLLTAVLDTKTVGDRRYVLVDAGINHVFIASRLIAGGDRGEPRVRVVGARPGAATSPAWVTGPLCSQLDVLAENVPLPEVEAGDLLLLEGVGAYGPSFSPSGFLSRDQVREIVY from the coding sequence GTGCGTAAGGACATCGTCACGCCGGCCGACGGCGAGGCACGGCTGCTCGCCCGGCGGGCCGGCGGGACACCGGTGTACGTCTACAGCCGCGAGGCACTGCGCGCCGCCGTCGCGCGGGTCCGCGCGGCCTCGGCGCCGGGAGCGGGCCTGTACTACTCGCTGAAGGCCAACCCGCATCCAGGCGTCGTACAGGCCCTGGCCCCCCTGGTGGACGGCTTCGACGTCTGTTCGCTCACGGAGCTGGAGACGGCCCTGAACACCGGTGTGCCACCGCGCGACGTGCTGTTCACCGGCCCCGCGAAGTCCCCGGAGGAGGCAGCCGCGGCGCTCGCCGCAGGCGTCGCGGTGACCGTCGAGTCGCCGAACCAGGCCCGCCTGTTCGCCGGGGCGGCGGCGGAGCTCGGTGTCCCGGGGCGGGCCGTCATCAGGTTGAACACGCCTTACCCGGGGCGCGTCGTGGGGGCCGAGCCGTCGCTCAACCACTTCGGTGTGGCGCGGGAGGACCTCGCCGAGGTCGTGGACGTCCTGCGCGCCTCCGCGCTGTCCGTCGCGGGGCTCCAGCTGTTCTGGGGGTCGCAGCACGCGGACGCCGGCGTCATCCGGGCCGCGCGCGCGAGCATGACGGAGCAGGCGCTGGAGTGCGTGGAACGGTTCGGGCTGACGGTGGACTTCGTCTCCATCGGCGGCGGTATCGCCATGCCGTGGTGCGACGGAGACCCGGAGGTGGACTGGGCGGGCCTGGCCGGAGCCGACGCCGAGGACCGGCTGCCCCTCGTCTGCGAGTACGGGCGGTCCGTCGTCGGCCCCGCGGGGAGTCTGCTGACCGCGGTGCTCGACACCAAGACCGTCGGGGATCGCCGCTACGTCCTCGTGGACGCCGGGATCAACCACGTGTTCATCGCGAGCCGGCTGATCGCCGGAGGCGACCGGGGCGAACCCCGTGTACGGGTGGTGGGCGCGCGGCCCGGCGCGGCGACGTCCCCGGCCTGGGTCACCGGTCCGCTGTGCTCGCAGCTCGACGTGCTGGCCGAGAACGTGCCGCTGCCTGAGGTGGAGGCCGGTGACCTGCTCCTCCTCGAGGGCGTCGGCGCCTACGGCCCCAGCTTCAGCCCCAGCGGCTTCCTGAGCCGCGACCAGGTGAGAGAGATCGTCTACTGA
- a CDS encoding AMP-binding protein codes for MTGPDRPGRFLPLVPSDRVAVEWCGHRLTYAGLAAAVDALTGVLVERRAPRTHVLVHGPLSPAYVVGLLAALRCGAVPVPVDAGLTPEQYAWTERMAQPSAVISSDVSTVHHYRGALPADEYVLAAATGRVVLDTAVRGVPREVRRHASADAGYLIPTSGSTGAPKAVVGSRTGLNAFLSWFTEEFALDGADVCAAVTRVNFDPSLRELLAVLAVGGTLCLPAPDAQLDLRELARYLASSGATTLFLVPSLARRIADVLHADALRLDALRLGFFAGEVLPPRVVARWAELAPRAEWVNLYGTTEGTLSQLFRRDAGAATGSPAHGVPVGRPRPGISVAVEEPDADGCGEVIVTSPLPALGVLGEGDGPEPGTFPVRPMGTVLRTGDNGFFTPQGELVIAGRVGNDLKMAGRRVSFHRFVDEVEALPGVRQCVVVDRDGPQAFVSVAGPAEGRTSSLEPAVHGIAQRLGLPRPGVHPRAELPLLRSGKVDRMALTASRADADPAREARPGDAASGRTARPGDAVSGQETDVAGTLRALLRLDDGLPPTTALVDAGLTSLDLMEFVLEVDRRFGVRLSVQDCFRHRDIASLTRMIERTRGPAALAGPAPGPDTGARHDTAEDTGSHPLSTRQWAYQALCMADGNANWCNISRETLFDRTVTPAEVRAAADVLIARHDVLRLALTPDGTRQTHTPAAAVSCPVTLHRDAPPDGGTAVDHRARVQQARVRAVSELLDPTAPPPLRLVVVQGAGLTSVLVVVHHLFVDGLSLDLLVGELRSILCGEPLGDAPAPRSYRDYCRATERIALPYAPEAGYWNDLLKGAAQVELPAARSTDGRAGMLLSRPFGLTGTRAAHRIAARSGVSVFAVVLAAYEAAVARTFGLGPLTVVVPVQVRHGTRSGAAGMFTSQLVVRAQGPDDLDERAREFARQLDAGAAAGSWEFDQRAADAGLADAECFPFSTVLFNQHPRRRGLRVRDLGDWSPRPLGRELRYQLQGELQMSAAEMALTYYYRQEIAVDRPDVIDRVHENVVAALCGAERTTGA; via the coding sequence ATGACCGGACCTGACCGGCCGGGGCGGTTCCTGCCCCTCGTACCGAGCGACCGCGTCGCCGTCGAATGGTGCGGTCACCGGCTGACGTACGCCGGACTCGCCGCCGCCGTCGACGCGCTCACGGGCGTCCTCGTGGAGCGCCGCGCGCCACGCACCCATGTGCTGGTCCACGGCCCGCTGAGTCCGGCCTACGTCGTCGGACTCCTCGCCGCCCTGCGGTGCGGCGCGGTCCCGGTGCCGGTCGACGCCGGCCTGACGCCCGAGCAGTACGCGTGGACCGAGCGCATGGCACAGCCGTCGGCCGTCATCAGCAGCGACGTCTCCACCGTCCACCACTACCGGGGGGCGCTACCGGCCGACGAGTACGTGCTGGCTGCGGCCACCGGACGGGTCGTCCTGGACACCGCCGTCCGGGGCGTGCCGCGCGAGGTGCGGCGCCACGCGAGCGCCGACGCCGGCTACCTCATCCCCACGTCCGGGTCGACGGGCGCCCCCAAGGCGGTCGTCGGCAGCCGCACCGGGCTGAACGCCTTCCTCTCCTGGTTCACGGAGGAGTTCGCGCTCGACGGCGCGGACGTCTGCGCCGCCGTCACCCGGGTCAACTTCGACCCGTCCCTGCGTGAGCTCCTCGCCGTGCTCGCGGTCGGCGGCACACTGTGCCTGCCCGCTCCCGACGCCCAGCTGGACCTGAGGGAGCTCGCACGGTACCTGGCGTCGAGCGGGGCCACGACCCTGTTCCTCGTCCCCTCGCTCGCACGGCGGATCGCCGACGTCCTGCACGCCGACGCGCTCCGCCTCGACGCGCTGCGGCTGGGGTTCTTCGCCGGTGAGGTGCTGCCGCCCCGCGTCGTCGCCCGGTGGGCCGAACTGGCACCGCGGGCCGAGTGGGTGAACCTGTACGGGACGACCGAGGGGACCCTGTCCCAGCTGTTCCGGCGCGACGCCGGTGCCGCCACCGGGAGCCCCGCGCACGGGGTGCCCGTCGGGCGCCCCCGGCCGGGGATATCGGTGGCCGTCGAGGAGCCGGACGCCGACGGATGCGGGGAGGTGATCGTCACCTCGCCGCTGCCCGCCCTGGGGGTGCTCGGTGAGGGCGACGGCCCGGAACCCGGGACGTTCCCGGTGCGGCCGATGGGCACGGTGCTGCGGACCGGCGACAACGGATTCTTCACGCCCCAGGGCGAGTTGGTGATCGCCGGCAGGGTCGGGAACGACCTGAAGATGGCCGGCCGGCGGGTCTCCTTCCACCGGTTCGTGGACGAGGTGGAGGCGCTGCCCGGCGTACGCCAGTGCGTGGTCGTCGACCGGGACGGGCCGCAGGCGTTCGTCTCGGTCGCGGGTCCGGCCGAGGGACGGACGTCGTCGCTGGAGCCGGCCGTGCACGGGATCGCCCAGCGGCTCGGACTGCCGCGGCCCGGGGTCCATCCGCGGGCCGAACTGCCGCTCCTGCGCAGCGGGAAGGTCGACCGGATGGCGCTGACCGCGTCACGGGCCGACGCGGACCCCGCACGGGAGGCCCGTCCAGGAGACGCCGCGTCCGGGCGGACGGCGCGCCCCGGAGACGCCGTGTCCGGGCAGGAGACCGATGTCGCCGGGACGCTGCGCGCCCTGCTCCGCCTCGACGACGGCCTTCCCCCGACGACCGCCCTCGTCGACGCCGGTCTCACCTCGCTGGACCTGATGGAGTTCGTCCTGGAGGTCGACCGGCGCTTCGGGGTGCGCCTCTCGGTGCAGGACTGCTTCCGCCACCGGGACATCGCCTCGCTCACCCGGATGATCGAGCGCACGCGCGGCCCAGCCGCCCTCGCCGGACCGGCGCCCGGCCCGGACACCGGGGCCCGGCACGACACCGCCGAGGACACCGGCAGCCATCCGCTGTCCACCCGGCAGTGGGCGTACCAGGCCCTGTGCATGGCGGACGGCAACGCCAACTGGTGCAACATCTCCCGGGAGACGCTGTTCGACCGGACCGTGACACCGGCCGAGGTGCGGGCCGCCGCCGACGTGCTCATCGCCCGGCACGACGTGCTGCGTCTCGCGCTCACCCCGGACGGGACACGGCAGACGCACACCCCGGCCGCCGCCGTGAGCTGCCCGGTCACCCTGCACCGCGACGCACCACCGGACGGCGGGACCGCCGTGGACCACCGGGCGCGGGTCCAGCAGGCCCGGGTCCGGGCGGTGTCGGAGCTTCTCGACCCCACCGCCCCACCGCCCCTGCGCCTCGTCGTCGTCCAGGGCGCCGGCCTGACCTCCGTACTGGTCGTGGTCCACCACCTCTTCGTCGACGGGCTGAGCCTGGACCTGCTCGTCGGTGAACTCCGCTCGATCCTGTGCGGAGAGCCGCTCGGCGACGCACCGGCACCCCGGAGCTACCGGGACTACTGCCGGGCGACCGAACGGATCGCGCTGCCGTACGCACCGGAAGCCGGGTACTGGAACGACCTGCTCAAGGGCGCCGCACAGGTCGAACTGCCGGCGGCCCGGAGCACGGACGGCCGCGCCGGAATGCTGCTCTCCCGTCCTTTCGGGCTCACCGGCACCCGTGCCGCCCACCGGATCGCCGCGAGGAGCGGCGTCTCGGTCTTCGCCGTGGTGCTCGCCGCCTACGAGGCGGCCGTCGCGCGGACCTTCGGCCTCGGCCCGCTCACCGTGGTCGTGCCCGTCCAGGTGCGGCACGGCACGCGCTCCGGCGCCGCGGGCATGTTCACCAGCCAGCTCGTCGTGCGCGCCCAGGGGCCGGACGACCTGGACGAGCGGGCGCGCGAGTTCGCCCGCCAGCTGGACGCCGGAGCGGCCGCCGGCTCCTGGGAGTTCGACCAGCGGGCCGCCGACGCCGGTCTCGCCGACGCGGAGTGCTTCCCGTTCTCGACGGTGCTCTTCAACCAGCACCCGCGACGGCGCGGCCTGCGCGTCCGCGACCTGGGGGACTGGAGCCCGCGCCCGCTCGGCCGCGAGCTGCGCTACCAGCTGCAGGGAGAGCTCCAGATGTCGGCCGCCGAGATGGCGCTGACCTACTACTACCGGCAGGAAATAGCGGTGGACCGACCCGATGTGATCGACCGGGTGCACGAGAACGTCGTCGCCGCACTGTGCGGAGCAGAGAGGACCACGGGTGCGTAA
- a CDS encoding FMN-binding negative transcriptional regulator → MYTREHFSLPLPAMCAFVRAKSFGVLATHHAGEIFTSPLPVDLRSDEDGELFVAGHVARANDMSEVFGTGAPATITVLGPDTYVPAEWFGTRSRIPTWLYCAVEIRGRLELSDAPRTRADVELMIDRLQRRAVEGPPWSLDEIPANLSEGYLKGIVGFRLRDLRLTSCFRLNQRKGGTDTLAEALRSDADSAVRELARLVLEPPTTTGGGCPAS, encoded by the coding sequence ATGTACACGCGCGAACACTTCAGCCTCCCGCTGCCCGCCATGTGCGCCTTCGTGCGGGCCAAGTCCTTCGGCGTCCTGGCCACGCACCACGCCGGTGAGATCTTCACCTCGCCGCTCCCCGTCGACCTGCGCTCCGACGAGGACGGGGAGCTGTTCGTCGCCGGGCACGTGGCCAGGGCCAACGACATGTCCGAGGTCTTCGGCACCGGCGCCCCCGCCACGATCACCGTGCTCGGCCCGGACACCTACGTCCCCGCCGAATGGTTCGGCACCCGCAGCCGGATCCCGACCTGGCTGTACTGCGCGGTCGAGATCCGGGGCCGGCTGGAGCTCAGCGACGCCCCACGGACCCGTGCCGACGTGGAGCTGATGATCGACCGGCTGCAGAGGCGCGCGGTCGAGGGCCCGCCGTGGTCCCTGGACGAGATCCCGGCGAACCTCAGCGAGGGGTACCTGAAGGGCATCGTCGGCTTCCGGCTGCGCGACCTGCGGCTCACGTCGTGCTTCCGGCTCAACCAGCGCAAGGGCGGCACGGACACGCTGGCCGAGGCGCTGCGGTCCGACGCCGACAGCGCCGTGCGGGAGCTGGCACGGCTGGTCCTGGAGCCTCCGACCACCACCGGCGGCGGGTGCCCGGCCTCATGA